The DNA window ACACCGAGTTACCGTAAAAGGCCTAGACCATTTGGATCTCAGCTTTCCAGGAAACAGACGAAGTCTGGAGTTGAAAAGCAATACCAAGTCACCAGGAGTTAAGGTTCTTTTCACGATATGATtatcatgatacaacttcaTCCTCTCCTTGTAAAGTGCAGAACTCTCATACGCTCTCAAACGGAACTCATCCATCTCATTGATCTAATCCAGTCTCAGGTTTGCAGTTGCACTCCAACTAAGGTTCAGCTTCTTCAGAGCCTAGAGTGTCATATGCTCAAGCTTAACTGGAAAATGACATGACTTTGCAAACACCAATTGATATGGAGACATACAAATTAACGTCTTGAAATCTATttgatatgcccatagagcatcatctaACTTTCGTGCCCAATAGGTCCTATTGGCAGTCACTGTTTTTGCCAGAATcgtctttatttttatattggaCACTTTCACTTGGCCACTGGTCTGTGGTGATAAGGTGTTGCCACCTTGTGCTGTTTAACCCCATATTTGGCCAGAAGAGCACTGAAAACCTTGTTGCAAAAATGGGAATCGCCATCACTGATAATAGCTCTGGGTGTGCCAAACCTTGAGaatatattcttattttgaAAGCCAGCAACACTTTTGCCATCATTCTCAGGCAGCGCAACTACCTCAACCTATTTGGACACACAGTCCACTACCACCAATATATACTTCTGCCCATAggagctcacaaatgggccATGAAGTCAACTCCCCACACATCAAATAGCTCCACCTCCAGAATATGTGTCATGGGTTGCTCGTGGCGCCGAGAGACGGCTTATTGCCGCTGGCATACATCACAATTCTTACTATATCAATTGCATCCTGATGAATTGTAGGCCAATAATACCCACACTGAAGTACCTTGTGGGTTGTCAGAGTGCCTCCATGATGGCCACCCACTGAGAGGAGTGATAGGCCTCTAGAATATGCAATATCTCAGCTTCAGGGATGCATCGCCTAACGATATTATCAGCACACACCTtgtacaaataaggttcatcccaaaaatacTAACCCACATCATGCAGGAACCTCTTCCTTTGCTGAAATGTTAGCCCCTCAGGCATCAAATCACTAACAAGAAAGTTAGCAAAATCAGCAAACCAAGGAATAAGATCAAGAGTTGCAGCTAATACCTGCTCATCTAAGAATGAATCATTGATTTCTGGCTCaagttcttctttattttcaatatcCAACCTAGACAGGTGATCAACCACATGGTTTTCACAACCTCTCCTATCCttaacctcaaaatcaaactccTGAAGCAACAACACCCATCTGATCAACCTTAGCTTGGCATCTTCCTTTGCCATGAGATATCTCAAAGCTGCATGTTCTGTGTGGACAAACACTCTAGTACCCAGCAAGTAGGCCCTGAATTTCTCGAAGGCATAAACCACAACCAGTAGTTCCTGTTCAGTGACTGTGTAGTTTCATTGTGCTCCATTTAGTGACTTGCTAGCATAGTAGATCGGATGGAACATCTTGTTGCGCTTCTGCCCCAACATAACCCCTAAGGAGTACCACtagcatcgcacattaccttaAATGGGTCAGCCCAATCTGGGCCAATAATCACTGGTTCAGAAATCAGCTTATCCTTTAGGCATTTAAAGGCTTTTAGGCATGCTTCATCAAAAGCAAATTTTAGGTCCTTCTCCAAAAGTTTGCACAAGGAATGTGCAATTTTTGACAAGTCCTTGAAAAAACACCTACAAAATCCGGCATGTCCTAAAGAGCTTCGAACACCCTTCACACAGATAGGTGAAGGTAACTTTACAATCACCTCAATTTAGATTTTTCAACCTCTGATCCCTTTTGAGACACCTTGTCACCAAGGACTATACCTTCCTtgaccatgaaatgacacttctcccagtTCAACACTAGATTGTCCTCTTTGCATCCATGTAGCCCTACTAAGATTGAACAAACAATCACCAAAAGTATCACCTACCACTGAAAATTCGTCTATGAATATCTCCAGAGTATCCTTCACCATGTCTAAGAAGATAGACATCACATACCTCTGGAAAGTTTCTGGTGCATTACATAGTCCAAATGCCAAGCGTTTAAATGCAAATGTGCCATAAGGGTATGTAAAAGTGATCTTTTCCTGATCTTCAGGAGCAATTCATAT is part of the Solanum stenotomum isolate F172 chromosome 8, ASM1918654v1, whole genome shotgun sequence genome and encodes:
- the LOC125873697 gene encoding uncharacterized protein LOC125873697, producing MKQQKDMNVVSAIEALDGEDMGATIEERLAVEILAPVLMNFEVDFWTDYVETIQLEEDCSPSIEHQRRLNPPMQEVVKKKIIKWLDVRVMYPISDSQWVSPVQCVPKKGGMKVVANAKNELISQRPVIGWREKITFTYPYGTFAFKRLAFGLCNAPETFQRYVMSIFLDMVKDTLEIFIDEFSVVGDTFGDCLFNLSRATWMQRGQSSVELGEVSFHGQGRCFFKDLSKIAHSLCKLLEKDLKFAFDEACLKAFKCLKDKLISEPVIIGPDWADPFKELLVVVYAFEKFRAYLLGTRVFVHTEHAALRYLMAKEDAKLRLIRWVLLLQEFDFEVKDRRGCENHVVDHLSRLDIENKEELEPEINDSFLDEQVLAATLDLIPWFADFANFLVSDLMPEGLTFQQRKRGLSLLSVGGHHGGTLTTHKVEVVALPENDGKSVAGFQNKNIFSRFGTPRAIISDGDSHFCNKVFSALLAKYGVKQHKVATPYHHRPVAK